A region of Rhizobium grahamii DNA encodes the following proteins:
- a CDS encoding glycosyltransferase family 39 protein, producing the protein MRNLLTRRPDAVVMLLAAYFFIGFVVRLLLPHGMRVDESQQAFFSQWLVTGYDTQPPLYNWFQAVIVSVFGLSIATIAAAKNLVLFLLFFTYYRLARLVLEDRLYAAIATLSLFTIPQVFWGAQRDLTHTVAQMLMINLLILSVVKTLKAPSLGSYAMIGVSLGLGMLSKYNFTLVVIAAFVAVLMHPDGKARLLDRRFLLSIAIAILLFLPHGLWLLDNVGLAATRTLNTMGEEAPDGAFEKFIKGPIEFFELIVIILAPIVAVYAIVFGKSFLRNLRPTTVWARFLDTVFLTIGLQVLVLVFAIGITSMRDRWVLPFLFLMPIAFCLKMQARGIRAEDFAKRFFLVPLTVMALTPPLFFVRANMPMLFGRYEAYNIPYGTFISEIMSEEGKRPGLVVTDTWLPSGNLHMQLPDVPTLCTFFGNLTVDYKWSADRPILLAWLPREGDTNLPPDLSRWLTDNLGPQYANPAVKNISIRYERGRPDDKRYFGYAWVYPQP; encoded by the coding sequence ATGCGTAACCTTCTGACGCGCAGACCCGATGCGGTCGTCATGCTGCTGGCTGCGTATTTCTTTATTGGCTTTGTGGTTCGTCTGCTCCTGCCGCATGGCATGCGGGTGGACGAATCCCAGCAGGCTTTCTTTTCCCAGTGGCTCGTGACCGGCTACGACACGCAGCCGCCGCTCTATAACTGGTTCCAGGCCGTGATCGTGTCCGTGTTCGGACTGTCAATCGCCACGATCGCCGCGGCCAAGAACCTCGTCCTGTTTCTCCTCTTCTTCACCTACTACAGGCTTGCGCGGCTGGTTCTTGAAGACCGTCTCTACGCCGCGATTGCGACCCTGTCGCTGTTCACGATCCCGCAGGTCTTCTGGGGCGCTCAGCGGGATCTGACCCATACGGTCGCGCAGATGCTGATGATCAATCTGCTGATCCTCAGCGTCGTGAAGACCCTGAAGGCGCCGTCGCTGGGGTCCTATGCGATGATCGGCGTTTCGCTCGGTCTCGGCATGCTGTCGAAGTACAACTTCACCCTTGTGGTCATTGCCGCCTTCGTCGCGGTATTGATGCATCCGGACGGCAAAGCGCGCCTTCTGGACCGGCGCTTCCTGCTGTCGATCGCCATTGCGATCCTTCTGTTTCTCCCGCACGGACTCTGGCTGCTCGATAATGTCGGACTGGCTGCGACGCGGACCCTGAACACGATGGGTGAAGAGGCGCCTGACGGCGCTTTCGAGAAGTTCATCAAGGGGCCGATCGAGTTCTTCGAACTCATCGTCATCATCCTTGCACCTATCGTTGCGGTCTACGCGATCGTTTTCGGGAAGTCGTTCCTGCGCAATCTTCGCCCGACCACGGTCTGGGCGCGCTTTCTCGACACCGTCTTCCTGACGATCGGTCTCCAGGTGCTGGTGCTGGTCTTCGCGATCGGCATTACCTCAATGCGCGACAGATGGGTCCTGCCCTTCCTGTTCCTGATGCCAATCGCCTTCTGCCTGAAAATGCAGGCGCGTGGCATCCGCGCGGAAGACTTCGCCAAGCGTTTCTTCCTCGTGCCGCTGACCGTCATGGCTCTGACGCCGCCGCTGTTCTTTGTTCGGGCCAATATGCCGATGCTCTTCGGCCGCTACGAAGCCTATAACATCCCCTACGGGACATTCATCAGCGAAATCATGTCGGAAGAAGGAAAGCGGCCCGGCCTCGTCGTCACCGATACATGGCTGCCGTCGGGTAACCTGCATATGCAGTTGCCGGATGTGCCGACGCTGTGCACGTTTTTCGGCAACCTTACGGTCGACTACAAATGGAGCGCCGATCGGCCCATCCTGTTGGCATGGCTGCCTAGAGAGGGAGATACGAACCTCCCCCCCGACCTCAGCCGATGGCTGACCGATAATCTTGGTCCGCAATACGCAAACCCCGCCGTCAAGAACATAAGCATTCGTTATGAGCGCGGACGCCCCGACGACAAGCGGTACTTCGGCTACGCCTGGGTCTACCCGCAGCCCTGA
- a CDS encoding RNA polymerase sigma factor, with translation MERVIEEIYRAQSRRVLATLIRLLGDFDRAEEALHDAFAAAARTWPRDGVPANTFAWLVSAGRFRAIDHIRKRTRFDASLRDIEESLYPQTDEMEIGDMDTIHDDMLRLIFICCHPVLTGEAQIAMALREVCGLTTEEIAHAFLVPAPTVAQRIVRAKSKIRAAGIPYEVPSRGELPDRLDRVLHVIYLVFNEGYSASSGEQIVRTDLVMEAIRLARLVADLLPHPDISGLLALMLLQDSRRLARRGIDGELVLLADQDRGKWDLQKIAEGQQLLGTAMTHEEISVYTLQAAIAAEHARARTPEETDWRRIASYYELLVSAQPSPIAELNRAVAVAMIDGPAEGLRLIDAILEGGELGSYHLAHSARADLLRRLGKDDEAIAAYQTALSFCRQVPEQAFLRKRLSELSTTKG, from the coding sequence GTGGAACGGGTGATCGAGGAGATATATCGCGCTCAGTCGCGGCGTGTCCTGGCGACGCTGATCCGCCTGCTCGGCGACTTCGACCGAGCCGAGGAGGCGCTTCATGACGCCTTCGCCGCCGCGGCGCGAACGTGGCCGCGCGACGGCGTGCCCGCCAACACTTTCGCATGGCTCGTTTCGGCGGGGCGCTTCCGCGCGATCGATCATATCCGTAAGCGCACGCGCTTCGATGCATCGCTTAGGGACATCGAGGAAAGCCTCTATCCACAGACAGATGAGATGGAGATCGGCGACATGGATACGATTCACGACGACATGCTGCGTCTCATATTCATTTGCTGCCATCCTGTCCTCACCGGCGAGGCACAGATCGCCATGGCGCTTCGCGAAGTCTGCGGCCTCACCACCGAGGAGATCGCTCACGCCTTTCTCGTTCCGGCACCGACGGTCGCGCAACGGATCGTGCGCGCCAAAAGCAAGATAAGGGCAGCCGGCATTCCCTACGAGGTTCCCTCCCGCGGAGAATTGCCGGATCGGCTCGATCGAGTCCTGCACGTCATCTATCTCGTTTTCAACGAGGGATATTCCGCATCATCCGGCGAGCAGATCGTCCGCACAGATCTCGTCATGGAAGCAATCCGCCTCGCGCGCCTCGTGGCAGACCTGCTGCCGCATCCTGACATCTCCGGGCTGCTCGCCTTGATGCTGCTCCAAGACTCGCGCCGTCTGGCGCGGCGAGGTATCGACGGCGAACTGGTGCTGCTTGCCGATCAGGATCGCGGCAAATGGGATCTGCAGAAGATCGCCGAGGGGCAGCAGCTGCTCGGCACGGCCATGACCCACGAGGAAATCAGCGTCTATACGCTTCAGGCGGCCATTGCCGCCGAGCATGCTCGCGCGCGAACGCCCGAGGAGACCGATTGGCGGCGCATCGCCAGCTATTACGAACTGCTGGTTTCGGCGCAGCCATCGCCGATCGCCGAGCTCAACAGGGCGGTCGCCGTTGCGATGATCGATGGCCCCGCAGAAGGCTTACGGCTGATCGATGCGATCCTGGAGGGCGGTGAACTCGGCAGCTATCACCTGGCGCATTCGGCAAGAGCGGATCTGCTGCGCCGGCTCGGCAAGGACGACGAAGCAATCGCCGCTTATCAGACAGCGCTATCCTTCTGTCGTCAGGTTCCGGAGCAGGCGTTCCTGCGCAAGCGCCTGTCAGAGCTGTCGACGACCAAAGGGTAG
- a CDS encoding glycosyltransferase family 2 protein → MQTTTESPSTTIDGSAPLELSLVVPIFNEEESVGPLVDRICSAMTNYPQRWELILVDDGSTDATLVNARKHIGRAGLALKIVELQRNFGQTAAMQAGIDTASGRLIATMDGDLQNDPNDIPSMVAELERRELDLLVGWRKNRQDGLLLRKIPSWCANYLIGRITGVKLHDYGCSLKIYRSSIIKQVKLMGEMHRFIPAWVAGVVPSSRIGEMVVTHHARAHGQSKYGISRTFRVILDLLSVMFFMRYKARPGHFFGSLGLGLGAIATLVLIYLFFDKFIMGNDIGTRPLLMVGIVLLLSSVQMITTGILAEMIARTYYRDDASPNYIVRQIFDRSENA, encoded by the coding sequence TTGCAGACAACGACAGAGTCACCGTCAACCACGATCGATGGCAGCGCTCCGCTCGAACTTTCGCTGGTCGTGCCGATTTTCAACGAAGAAGAAAGCGTCGGACCGCTCGTCGATCGCATCTGCTCGGCCATGACGAACTACCCGCAGCGTTGGGAACTCATCCTCGTCGACGACGGAAGCACGGACGCAACTCTCGTGAACGCGCGCAAGCATATCGGTCGCGCCGGCCTCGCGCTGAAGATCGTCGAACTGCAGCGCAATTTCGGACAGACCGCCGCGATGCAGGCCGGTATCGATACCGCCAGCGGGCGTCTGATCGCAACGATGGACGGCGATCTGCAGAACGACCCGAACGACATCCCCTCGATGGTCGCGGAGCTCGAGCGCCGAGAACTCGACCTGCTGGTCGGCTGGCGAAAGAACCGCCAGGACGGCCTCCTGCTCCGCAAGATTCCCTCCTGGTGCGCCAACTATCTGATCGGCCGCATCACCGGCGTCAAACTGCATGACTACGGCTGCAGCCTGAAGATCTATCGCTCGTCGATCATCAAGCAGGTCAAGCTGATGGGCGAGATGCACCGCTTCATTCCGGCATGGGTGGCGGGCGTCGTACCGAGCTCGCGCATCGGCGAAATGGTCGTAACGCACCATGCTCGTGCGCACGGCCAGTCGAAGTACGGCATTTCGCGCACCTTCCGCGTCATCCTCGACCTGCTCTCGGTCATGTTCTTCATGCGCTACAAGGCGCGTCCCGGACATTTCTTCGGTTCGCTGGGTCTCGGACTGGGCGCGATCGCGACGCTCGTGCTCATCTATCTGTTCTTCGACAAGTTCATAATGGGGAACGACATCGGTACCCGACCACTGCTCATGGTCGGAATCGTCCTGCTACTGTCTTCGGTGCAGATGATTACGACCGGTATCCTGGCGGAAATGATCGCGCGCACCTACTACCGCGACGACGCTTCGCCCAACTACATCGTCCGGCAGATATTCGACCGCTCCGAGAATGCGTAA
- a CDS encoding YciI family protein: MRYICLIYNSVGSDGTLNTDETEQLVRDHFRCDSELREEGILIHADALDSPETATVLRVRNGTLSATDGPYVETKEHLAGLYVIEARDLTQAKEIVARIPCSRYGAIEVRPVKMLTLAD; the protein is encoded by the coding sequence ATGCGCTACATTTGCCTGATCTACAATTCGGTCGGCTCCGACGGAACACTGAATACGGACGAGACTGAGCAGCTTGTCCGCGACCATTTTCGCTGTGACAGCGAACTGCGCGAGGAAGGCATACTCATTCATGCCGACGCCCTCGATAGCCCGGAGACGGCGACGGTGCTGCGTGTCCGCAACGGTACGCTGAGCGCAACCGACGGCCCTTACGTGGAGACGAAGGAACACCTCGCCGGCCTCTATGTGATCGAAGCCAGGGATTTGACGCAGGCGAAGGAGATCGTTGCGCGTATTCCCTGCAGCCGCTACGGCGCGATCGAGGTGCGCCCCGTCAAGATGCTGACGCTGGCGGACTGA
- a CDS encoding aspartate aminotransferase family protein, whose amino-acid sequence MSDTYARSNLAAIDAAHHLHPFSDMKKLNADGARIIQRGEGVYIWDAKGKKYLDGFAGLWCVNIGYGRHEIADAVARQMKELPYYNTFFGTTTTPATLLSEKVVSHAGPHLNHVFFTASGSEANDTWFRMARVYWAAVGKPSKKIVIARKNGYHGSTVAGASLGGMKYMHEQGDLPIPGIVHIDQPYWYGEGGDLSPDEFGLKVARQLEEKIDELGEENVAAFVAEPVQGAGGVIIPPNTYWPEIQRICKARNILLVADEVICGFGRLGEWFGHQHFGVEPDLAPVAKGLSSGYLPVGGVLVSDRVADVLINDVGDFNHGFTYSGHPVCATAALENLRILEDERLVERVRDNIGPYFARAWGALGDHDLVGEAVSIGLMGALQLAADKKTRMRFEKPDAVGALVRNHALANGLVLRATGDRMLASPPLVITHEEVDEMIRITRIALDSAWRELKS is encoded by the coding sequence ATGTCCGATACTTACGCGCGTTCCAATCTGGCAGCCATCGATGCCGCTCATCATCTCCATCCGTTCTCGGACATGAAGAAGCTGAATGCCGACGGAGCCCGCATCATCCAGCGCGGCGAGGGTGTCTATATATGGGATGCCAAGGGCAAGAAGTATCTCGACGGTTTCGCGGGGCTCTGGTGCGTCAACATCGGCTACGGACGGCATGAGATCGCCGATGCCGTTGCCCGGCAGATGAAGGAGCTTCCCTATTACAATACGTTCTTCGGAACGACGACCACGCCGGCAACCTTGCTTTCCGAAAAGGTCGTCTCGCACGCCGGCCCGCATCTCAATCATGTCTTCTTCACCGCTTCGGGCTCGGAGGCAAATGATACTTGGTTTCGCATGGCCCGTGTCTATTGGGCCGCTGTCGGCAAGCCGTCGAAGAAGATCGTGATCGCCCGCAAGAATGGTTACCACGGCTCGACTGTCGCGGGCGCCAGCCTCGGTGGCATGAAATACATGCATGAGCAGGGCGACCTGCCGATACCCGGCATCGTTCACATAGACCAGCCGTATTGGTACGGCGAAGGAGGCGATCTGTCGCCGGACGAGTTCGGCCTGAAGGTCGCGCGGCAGCTGGAAGAAAAGATCGATGAACTCGGCGAGGAAAACGTCGCCGCCTTCGTTGCCGAACCGGTTCAGGGCGCCGGCGGCGTGATCATTCCGCCGAATACCTACTGGCCGGAAATTCAGAGAATTTGCAAAGCCCGCAATATCCTGTTGGTGGCCGATGAAGTGATCTGCGGCTTCGGACGCCTCGGCGAATGGTTTGGACACCAGCATTTCGGTGTCGAGCCGGATCTGGCGCCTGTCGCGAAGGGCCTGTCATCGGGCTACCTGCCGGTCGGTGGCGTGCTGGTCAGTGATCGCGTCGCCGACGTGTTGATAAACGATGTCGGCGATTTCAACCACGGCTTCACCTATTCGGGCCATCCGGTCTGCGCGACCGCGGCACTGGAAAACCTGCGGATTCTCGAGGATGAGCGCCTGGTGGAGCGGGTGCGCGACAACATCGGTCCTTATTTTGCCAGGGCCTGGGGTGCGCTTGGCGACCATGACCTCGTCGGTGAGGCCGTCAGCATCGGCCTGATGGGCGCGCTTCAATTGGCGGCTGACAAGAAGACGCGTATGCGCTTCGAAAAGCCGGACGCGGTCGGGGCACTCGTCCGCAATCATGCGCTCGCCAACGGTCTGGTTCTGCGCGCAACCGGCGACAGGATGCTCGCATCGCCGCCACTCGTCATCACCCACGAAGAGGTCGACGAAATGATCCGCATCACAAGGATCGCGCTGGATTCCGCCTGGCGGGAGCTCAAGTCTTAG
- a CDS encoding glutamine synthetase family protein — protein sequence MASDKSNDRAAASDARVEILLVGMNGDLRGKQIPLGMQKKIWAGEVRLPSSTQSLDIWGDDNDDITGLSLSVGDPDGNCIPDERSVAAMPWAPEGSLQVLATMHEFDGTPSFMDPRAILASVLKRYERLGLTPVVATELEFYVMEQSWRETGRPSPPVDLTYQGDPNGFQLYDMSAVDALGDYLNTVRAYAAAQGLPADATTAEFGPGQFEINLLHRPDALAAADDCIYLKRIIEQAARKHGLKSTCMAKPYSDHAGSGLHVHASVLDAAGRNIFDAKGGEPTKLKSVCAGMLQSMRDAQLVFAPFANSYRRFQPGSFAPVDLTWGYGHRGTAVRIPDINGPAARIEHRVAGADANPYLLLAAILGGMLLGLENELDPGEETTPSHVPDNVPKLTHDFLTAVEAFRHSPFIADIFGERYQQLYGDTKRKEAITYLRTVSDFDYRTYLPRL from the coding sequence ATGGCAAGCGACAAAAGCAACGATAGAGCTGCGGCCAGCGATGCGCGCGTGGAAATCCTGCTGGTGGGAATGAACGGCGACCTGCGCGGCAAGCAGATTCCTCTCGGAATGCAGAAGAAGATCTGGGCCGGCGAGGTGCGCCTGCCCTCCTCCACTCAGTCGCTTGATATCTGGGGAGACGACAACGACGACATTACAGGTCTGTCGCTCTCTGTCGGCGATCCCGATGGGAATTGCATTCCCGACGAGCGAAGCGTTGCCGCGATGCCGTGGGCTCCTGAAGGGTCGCTGCAGGTGCTGGCGACGATGCACGAATTCGACGGGACGCCGAGTTTCATGGATCCCCGCGCAATTCTCGCCTCCGTGCTCAAGCGATACGAACGGCTCGGCTTGACGCCGGTGGTGGCAACAGAGCTCGAATTCTATGTCATGGAACAGAGTTGGCGGGAGACCGGCAGGCCATCACCTCCTGTCGACCTGACCTATCAGGGCGATCCGAACGGTTTCCAGCTCTACGACATGAGCGCTGTCGACGCGCTTGGAGACTATCTGAACACGGTCCGCGCATATGCCGCGGCGCAGGGGCTGCCTGCCGATGCAACGACGGCCGAGTTCGGGCCCGGCCAATTCGAGATCAACCTGCTGCATCGCCCCGACGCGCTCGCGGCGGCGGATGACTGCATCTACCTGAAGCGCATCATCGAGCAGGCGGCGCGAAAGCACGGCTTGAAGTCCACGTGCATGGCAAAGCCGTATTCGGATCACGCAGGCTCCGGCCTGCATGTGCATGCGAGCGTTCTCGACGCTGCAGGCCGTAACATATTCGATGCAAAGGGTGGCGAGCCGACGAAGCTCAAATCGGTCTGCGCGGGCATGCTACAGAGCATGCGCGACGCACAACTGGTCTTTGCGCCGTTCGCCAACTCCTATCGCCGCTTCCAGCCGGGCTCTTTCGCACCCGTCGATCTCACCTGGGGCTACGGTCACCGGGGCACGGCGGTTCGGATCCCCGATATCAACGGACCGGCCGCCCGGATCGAGCATCGCGTCGCGGGCGCCGATGCCAATCCATACCTCCTGCTTGCCGCGATCCTCGGCGGGATGCTGCTCGGGCTCGAGAACGAACTGGATCCGGGCGAGGAAACGACGCCATCGCATGTTCCCGACAACGTGCCGAAGCTGACCCACGACTTCCTGACGGCGGTCGAGGCGTTTCGCCATTCGCCCTTCATCGCCGACATTTTTGGCGAGCGTTATCAGCAGCTTTACGGCGATACAAAGCGCAAGGAGGCGATCACCTATTTGCGCACGGTCTCTGACTTCGACTACCGAACCTATCTGCCGCGTCTCTAG
- a CDS encoding MFS transporter, with protein sequence MSQIAVNDSIDADSAVEAPSPMAVALVQLALACGGFGIGTGEFAIMGLLPNVAGTFSVTTPEAGYVISAYALGVVIGAPVIAVLAAKMARRSLLLLLMAIFAVGNIASAMAPTFESFALIRFITGLPHGAYFGVAAIVAASMVPAHKRARAVGRVMLGLTIATLLGTPLATFFGQSLDWRVAFTSVGVIGLVTMALIWYYVPRDQVAEGASFRRELGAFKRPQVLLTLAIAAVGYGGMFAMFSYIADTTTKVAMLPESMVAVMMILFGVGMNAGNVIGSWLADKSLMGTIAGSLIFNVVVLSLFSLTATIPVMLALCVFLIGCGFAAGPALQTRLMDVAADAQTLAAASNHSAFNIANALGAWLGGLVIAWGYGFAATGYVGAALSFLGMFVFAASLRLDRRARS encoded by the coding sequence GTGAGCCAGATTGCCGTAAACGATTCCATTGATGCCGATTCCGCAGTTGAGGCGCCCTCGCCCATGGCTGTTGCTCTGGTCCAGCTGGCACTTGCCTGCGGCGGCTTCGGCATTGGCACCGGCGAATTCGCGATCATGGGCCTGCTGCCCAATGTGGCCGGGACATTCTCGGTTACGACGCCCGAGGCGGGATACGTGATCAGCGCCTATGCCCTCGGCGTCGTCATTGGTGCCCCCGTTATCGCCGTTCTCGCCGCGAAAATGGCGCGGCGTTCGCTGCTTCTGTTGCTGATGGCTATCTTTGCCGTAGGCAATATTGCCAGCGCGATGGCGCCTACCTTCGAGAGCTTCGCCCTCATCCGTTTCATCACCGGACTGCCGCACGGCGCCTATTTCGGTGTCGCCGCCATCGTTGCAGCATCCATGGTGCCTGCGCACAAGCGTGCACGCGCAGTCGGCAGGGTCATGCTCGGCCTGACCATCGCAACCCTGCTCGGCACGCCATTGGCGACCTTCTTCGGACAATCGCTCGACTGGCGGGTGGCGTTTACGTCTGTTGGTGTGATCGGCCTCGTTACCATGGCCTTGATCTGGTACTATGTGCCGCGCGACCAGGTTGCCGAAGGCGCGAGCTTCCGCCGCGAGCTCGGCGCCTTCAAGCGCCCCCAGGTTCTTTTGACGCTCGCGATCGCCGCCGTCGGATACGGCGGCATGTTCGCGATGTTCAGCTACATCGCCGACACGACAACAAAGGTCGCGATGCTGCCCGAGAGCATGGTTGCCGTGATGATGATCCTGTTCGGCGTCGGAATGAACGCCGGCAACGTCATCGGATCATGGCTTGCCGACAAGTCGCTCATGGGCACAATTGCCGGCTCTCTGATCTTCAACGTCGTCGTGCTGTCGCTTTTCTCACTGACGGCCACGATCCCGGTCATGCTCGCGCTCTGCGTCTTCCTGATCGGCTGCGGTTTTGCGGCGGGCCCTGCCCTGCAAACCAGACTGATGGATGTCGCCGCGGATGCCCAGACCCTTGCCGCAGCGTCGAACCACTCGGCCTTCAACATCGCCAACGCGCTCGGCGCCTGGCTGGGCGGGCTCGTGATCGCCTGGGGATACGGCTTTGCAGCGACGGGCTATGTCGGCGCAGCCCTGTCGTTCCTCGGCATGTTCGTCTTTGCGGCTTCGCTACGCCTCGACCGTCGCGCCCGCAGCTAG
- a CDS encoding lysylphosphatidylglycerol synthase transmembrane domain-containing protein, with the protein MKSPVVASRQSWCARNRMMLLTVAIVGAYAFFIQWFWGWSSILEEWAHVGVLPIVAALLLLTSTYFLRTWRIYDYFPRETSGRFRALFRVTQVHNLLNIMLPFRTGETSFPVLMRTEFGIPIARGTSALFVMRLLDLHALLAAAGIGFAAASQNRVLAWAIWTVFLLLPVAAFATRKSLLRIATRLLPAKAQEIVAEIENGLPSNAPAFARAWAMTVINWLVKVLVLAWSLRLMGVFPISASFGGALGGELSSVLPVHAPGGVGTYPAGITAGAVAFGASGEASALATLAQASINAHLLIIVSALTGTAISLPFGRRQL; encoded by the coding sequence ATGAAGTCTCCGGTCGTTGCCAGCCGGCAATCCTGGTGCGCCCGCAATCGCATGATGCTGTTAACAGTCGCGATCGTTGGCGCCTACGCGTTTTTCATCCAGTGGTTCTGGGGATGGTCGTCGATCCTTGAAGAGTGGGCCCATGTCGGGGTCCTGCCGATCGTCGCTGCGTTGTTGCTGCTGACCAGCACTTACTTCCTGCGCACATGGCGCATCTACGATTATTTCCCGCGTGAGACCTCCGGCCGCTTCCGAGCGCTATTCCGCGTGACGCAGGTCCATAACCTGTTGAATATCATGCTGCCGTTCCGAACAGGGGAGACCAGCTTTCCGGTCCTGATGCGCACCGAATTCGGGATACCAATCGCCCGCGGCACATCCGCATTGTTCGTCATGCGGCTTCTCGATCTGCACGCGCTTCTCGCTGCGGCCGGGATAGGCTTTGCCGCTGCCTCGCAAAATAGAGTGTTGGCCTGGGCTATCTGGACGGTCTTTCTGTTGCTGCCGGTCGCAGCCTTTGCAACCCGCAAGAGCCTGTTGCGGATCGCGACCAGACTTCTTCCTGCAAAAGCCCAGGAAATCGTTGCGGAGATCGAAAACGGGCTTCCATCCAATGCGCCTGCATTCGCTCGCGCTTGGGCAATGACCGTGATCAATTGGCTTGTGAAGGTACTCGTGCTCGCCTGGTCGCTTCGCCTGATGGGCGTCTTCCCGATCTCGGCGAGCTTCGGTGGCGCGCTGGGAGGGGAGTTGTCGTCGGTCCTGCCGGTGCATGCACCGGGCGGCGTCGGCACATATCCGGCCGGGATCACCGCCGGTGCCGTTGCGTTCGGTGCTTCTGGAGAGGCTTCAGCACTTGCGACATTGGCCCAGGCAAGCATCAACGCGCATCTTCTGATTATCGTTTCGGCCCTGACCGGGACAGCGATCTCTCTACCCTTTGGTCGTCGACAGCTCTGA
- a CDS encoding winged helix-turn-helix transcriptional regulator: MSLPRAKLTKNFPGCPVEATLSFLDGKWKGVILFHLMDETLRFNELRRKLPAITQRMLTKQLRELEESGLVSRTVFAVVPPRVEYALTALGDTLRPVIEALAVWGEQNVFCYPDGRRLRDVAAEQDLAAGATVEA, translated from the coding sequence ATGTCGCTTCCCCGAGCCAAGCTCACCAAGAACTTTCCCGGTTGTCCTGTCGAAGCAACGCTCAGTTTCCTCGATGGGAAATGGAAGGGCGTCATCCTTTTTCATCTGATGGATGAAACGCTGCGCTTCAACGAGCTGCGCCGCAAGCTGCCTGCGATTACGCAGCGCATGCTGACCAAACAACTGCGGGAACTTGAAGAATCCGGGCTGGTGTCGCGAACGGTCTTTGCCGTCGTGCCGCCGCGCGTGGAATATGCGCTGACGGCGCTTGGAGACACGTTGCGCCCCGTTATCGAGGCGCTTGCTGTCTGGGGCGAGCAGAATGTCTTCTGCTATCCGGATGGACGCCGGCTGCGGGACGTCGCAGCCGAGCAAGATCTAGCTGCGGGCGCGACGGTCGAGGCGTAG
- a CDS encoding diacylglycerol/lipid kinase family protein has product MKLVGFFNRDGGTFRTTDMQAYERRAEEVFGEAGHDFEALVFSGSEIVPAMQRAARRDDIDGIVAGGGDGTISAAASIAWKNGVALGVIPAGTMNLFARSLRVPLDIWSALEVLAFGEVDNVDIASANGRPFIHQFSAGLHARMVRYRNSYTYRSRLGKMRASTRAAFGVVLNPPEFEVDFEAGGVRERRRVSAVSVSNNPFGENALLYADSLTSGELGFYTAKPLKPLGVARLAIDLLRGKVRENADVMIMHPAEVHLHFPKLHSKANCVMDGELLPLERDVSLKLHPGELKVLVQQGLAAQVDEAERREPAS; this is encoded by the coding sequence ATGAAGCTTGTAGGTTTTTTCAATCGCGATGGCGGCACCTTCAGAACCACCGACATGCAGGCCTATGAACGGCGGGCCGAGGAGGTTTTCGGCGAGGCGGGTCACGATTTCGAAGCGCTGGTCTTTTCAGGCAGCGAGATCGTTCCCGCAATGCAGCGCGCCGCGCGACGCGACGATATCGACGGCATCGTCGCTGGGGGGGGCGATGGAACGATATCGGCCGCCGCATCGATCGCCTGGAAGAACGGGGTTGCGCTCGGTGTCATTCCGGCTGGAACGATGAACCTTTTTGCGCGATCGCTTCGCGTGCCCCTCGATATCTGGAGCGCGCTTGAGGTGCTGGCTTTCGGTGAGGTTGATAACGTCGATATTGCCAGCGCGAACGGCCGGCCGTTCATTCACCAGTTTTCCGCGGGTCTGCATGCGCGCATGGTGCGGTACCGCAATTCCTATACGTACCGATCGCGTTTGGGAAAAATGCGGGCGAGCACGCGTGCTGCCTTCGGCGTGGTGCTGAATCCGCCGGAGTTCGAGGTGGATTTCGAGGCGGGTGGCGTGCGCGAACGGCGGCGAGTTTCAGCCGTTTCCGTCTCGAACAATCCTTTCGGCGAGAATGCCTTATTGTACGCCGATAGCCTGACCAGCGGCGAGCTCGGCTTCTACACCGCAAAGCCGCTGAAGCCGCTTGGTGTCGCCCGCCTGGCGATCGACCTCCTGAGGGGAAAGGTGCGAGAAAACGCGGATGTCATGATCATGCACCCGGCCGAGGTGCACCTGCATTTTCCAAAGCTTCATTCGAAGGCAAATTGCGTGATGGATGGCGAGCTGCTCCCCCTCGAGCGCGACGTCTCGTTGAAACTCCACCCCGGTGAGCTGAAGGTATTGGTTCAGCAGGGCTTGGCCGCTCAGGTCGATGAGGCCGAACGGCGCGAGCCGGCGTCGTAG